One region of Tachysurus fulvidraco isolate hzauxx_2018 chromosome 9, HZAU_PFXX_2.0, whole genome shotgun sequence genomic DNA includes:
- the zgc:110329 gene encoding tetraspanin-15, which produces MPSYEEWKKSIHFYYCVKFTLNVYSMLFSLVGLCVLCVGVYAEVERQKYRTLEGVFLAPAVVLILLGLVMFSVSVVGMLGSLRDNKTLLHMFLSVLSVLLALQILALIIALLFEKTTFELFQKNIRQGIKHYYDDLDFKNILDYVQEKFSCCGGDEYKDWEVNQYHFCNGTGPLACGVPYTCCRKEPGEVVNTLCGYKTLTKQREDLADVIHVRGCIHAVNLWMRDNVGATIGICCAVGLPQFLGILLSCMFWNLLVEMSESTDMVDFKILKKAGFTYSELDLSGAGWCMCLPRVGGYLPIPYIEPEPEPEAETLTPDLESDPVTLEQMQAEILLSQSKHDHPGMDEVDNRA; this is translated from the exons CTTGTAGGcctttgtgtgctgtgtgtgggtgtgtatgccGAGGTGGAGAGACAGAAGTACCGCACTCTTGAGGGAGTGTTTCTGGCTCCTGCTGTGGTCCTCATCCTGCTAGGGCTCGTcatgttctctgtgtctgtggtgGGAATGTTGGGATCACTGCGTGACAACAAAACCCTACTGCACATG TTCCTGAGCGTGCTCTCTGTTCTGCTGGCACTCCAGATTCTCGCCCTCATCATCGCTTTGCTGTTTGAGAAAACG ACATTCGAATTGTTCCAGAAAAACATCCGGCAAGGCATCAAGCACTACTACGATGATCTGGACTTCAAAAACATCCTGGACTACGTACAAGAGAAG ttTTCCTGCTGTGGAGGTGATGAATATAAGGACTGGGAGGTGAATCAGTACCATTTCTGTAACGGCACTGGCCCGCTAGCCTGCGGAGTTCCTTACACATGCTGCAGAAAAGAG ccTGGAGAAGTAGTAAACACCCTGTGTGGCTATAAGACTCTTACCAAACAG CGTGAAGATTTGGCTGACGTTATACACGTGCGTGGATGTATTCATGCCGTAAACCTGTGGATGCGCGACAACGTTGGGGCCACAATAGGAATCTGCTGTGCCGTGGGCTTGCCTCAG TTTTTGGGCATCCTTCTAAGCTGCATGTTCTGGAACCTCCTGGTGGAGATGAGTGAATCCACAGACATGGTGGACTTCAAGATCCTTAAAAAGGCTGGATTCACTTACAGCGAGCTGGACTTGTCAGGCGCTGGCTGGTGTATGTGTCTGCCCCGTGTTGGCGGATACCTACCTATACCTTACATAGAACCAGAACCAGAGCCGGAAGCAGAAACTCTGACCCCTGATCTTGAGTCTGACCCTGTGACCTTAGAGCAGATGCAGGCCGAGATATTACTGAGCCAATCAAAACACGACCATCCCGGAATGGACGAGGTAGACAATCGAGCATAG